The segment GAGTGCCAGGGAAGCGCTTGACAAAGCCCAGGTTGAAGTGGAAAAAATCATGGCCGAGTAACTTTTACCCCAACCGAAAAGGAATCTCCTTTTCGGTTGGGGTATGAGGGGTGGGTAAACAGTGCCAAAAAAGGGCAAAGAAGGGTATCTCTTTATTTTACCATCGGTTTTGACGCTTTTTGTTATCGTCATTTTCCCCACCCTTTTTCTCTGGTATGTGAGTCTTACCAATTATGACCTCTCCATGGGATGGGAACAAAAATCCTTTGTGGGGTTGCGCAATTTTTCCTTTCTTCTCTTCGAAGACAAAGATTTCTGGCACTCTCTGAGGATTAGCCTTCTCTTTATGGGGGTCACGGTGAGTTTCGAATTCATTCTTGGTCTGGGTGTAGCGCTTCTTTTTCATCGACATCTTCGGGGGAAAAGAGCCTGGATGTCCCTTTTAATGCTTCCCATGGTGATTACTCCTACCATTATCTCGCTGATCTGGAAGCTCATGCTCAACACTGAATACGGAGTGCTCAATTTTCTGCTCTCCCAGATTGGCCTTTGGA is part of the Atribacterota bacterium genome and harbors:
- a CDS encoding sugar ABC transporter permease, coding for MPKKGKEGYLFILPSVLTLFVIVIFPTLFLWYVSLTNYDLSMGWEQKSFVGLRNFSFLLFEDKDFWHSLRISLLFMGVTVSFEFILGLGVALLFHRHLRGKRAWMSLLMLPMVITPTIISLIWKLMLNTEYGVLNFLLSQIGLW